TATTTGGGGTTCCGAGCATTGATCTCTTTGCTTCTAGACTGAATGCTCAAGTGACTCGTTTCTGCTCCTGGAAACCTGACCCAGATGCAGAACATTTTGATGCCTTTTCTATCTGCTGGTAGCAGTTTGAACTAATCTACCTTTTCCCACCCTTTGCTCTGATTGCCAGGTGCCTACAGAAAATTCGAGCAGAGTCAGcgaaggggtggatggtattgcctctCTGGCCGTCCCAGCCCTGGATGGGGACTCTACTCACTTTGCTGTTCAAGGAACCACGGCTGATTCCGAGGGGGTCACACGTATTGCGTCAACCATCGACGGAGGAGGCACACCCCATTCTCCGACACACCCGACTGATGGCTTGCCTCTTATCCGGCAACGTCTGCGAGACAGGGGCATTTCCAAGGCAGGTACGGACATCATCCTTGCCTCCTGGAGACCTGCGACTGCGAGGCAGTACCAGCCACATATTAACAGGTGGTTACAGTTTTGTGGTAGCTGGAACATCGATCCCTTTGCTCCCACTGTAACTAATATTGTGAATTTTCTGTCTGTCACTTTCCACAGAGGTGTTAGTTATACTTCAATCAACACTGCCAGGggtgcactctcctccctggggattactgtggatggttgcagtgcaggcagccatcctcttgtcaccaggttcttaaagggagtttttaacttgcggccgtctgtccctaggtatataagaacttgggatgttcagcaggtgctacagcatctgcgtgccatggatcctttgtcctccctctctttaaaggatttaacactgaagcttgtgatgttgatggcacttacgcaggctgccagaatacaaactttgcattgtttgttgctgaagaatattagttttgggcaggattctgtttgtgtttggttagggGAAACTATCAAACAGTGCAGGCCAAAGTTCAATGTGCGATTTGAGacctttaaagcatattctactgacattacattgtgtgtatgtgaaactctgaaaatgtatattgctaggacagaggagctcagaaattctgcacatcaggagaatgggaagttacTCCTAAGTTTTATCAAGCCCCACAAGCATGTAACGAGGGACACTGTTGCAAGGTGGATTCGAACGGTGCTTTCTCTGTCGGGCATAGACTCCACCCAGTATTCAGCGGGCAGTGTTCGGCCTGCAGCTGCATCGAAAGCCAAAGCCATGGCTCTACCGATTGGGCACATCATGGCAAGGGCTGGGTGGTCCAGGGCTGCcacttttgccaagttttatgacaaggagattgtcccgagtcacgatcctttccaagatgctgtccttcaatagtcagttcattttgtttgcataggagatgttgtctcttgtcacctggtccatggctatgtaaatttcttactatattgcagttggttaccgcttgtatcatttctcctccctgcatgtctacagtacgacacccacatggcttcaaaacctcatgggaaagcgacctctagcagaggtgtaatttgctgacgtaaaattaataaagtacatgagacttaccgtgggtcagttgaaatgtgcttcgaattttatgaagcaaatcacctctgctagaagggagctttcacatgcccacctctcccaccctacgctctgtagcgtcttgtggcttacatatttctggcagtgcaaaatgttcagttactttcatgtggttggtcgtactctttaaagtctggtggcgtgaagcggcaaagTGTATCTCATgggaaagctcccttctagcagaggtgatctgcttcataaaattcgaagcacatttcaactgacctacggtaagtctcatgtacttcattaagtatatgggagggtattgattgagagggtgaaggcatgtacagagcatcagattggggaagagcagtgtggtttcagaagtggtagaggatgtgtggatcaggtgtttgctttgaagaatgtatgtgagaaatacttagaaaagcaaatggatttgtatgtagcatttatggatctggagaaggcatatgatagagttgatagagatgctctgtggaaggtattaagaatatatggtgtgggaggccagttgttagcagtgaaaagtttttatcgaggatgtaaggcatgtgtacgtgtaggaagagaggaaagtgattggttctcagtgtatgtaggtttgcggcaggggtgtgtgatgtctccatggttgtttaatttgtttatggatgaggttgttagggaggtgaatgcaagagttttggaaagaggggctagtatgcagtctgttgtggatgagagagcttgggaagtgagtcagttgttgttcgctgatgatacagcactggtggctgattcgtgtgagaaagtgcagaagctggtgactgagtttggtaaagagtgtgaaagaagaaagttaagagtaaatgtgaatgagagcaaggttattaggtacagtagggttgagggtcaagttaattgggaggtaagtttgaatggagaaaaactggaggaagtgaagtgttttagatatcttggagtggatctggcagcggatagaaccatggaagcggaagtgaatcatagggtgggggagggggcgaaaattctgggagccttgaagaatgtgtggaaatcgagaacattatctcggaaagcaaaaatgggtatgtttgaaggaatagtggtttccaacaatattgtatggttgcgatatgtgggctatggatagagttgtacgcaggagggtggatgtgctggaaatgagatgtttgaggacaatatgtggtgtgaggtggtttgatcgagtaagtaatgtaagggtaagagagatgtgtggaaataaaaagagtgtggtagagagagcagaagagggtgttttgaaatggttcgggcacatggagagaatgagtgaggaaagattgacaaagaggatatatgtgtcggaggtggagggaacgaggagaagtgggagaccaaattggaggtggaaagatggagtgaaaaagattttgagtgatcggggcctgaacatgcaggagggtgaaaggcgggcaaggaatagagtgaattggaacgatatagtataacggggtcgacgtgctgtcaatggattgaaccagggcatgtgaatcatctggggtaaaccatggaaagttctgtggagcctggatgtggagagggagctgtggtttcagtgcattattacatgacagctagagacggagtgtgaacgaatggggcctttgttgtcctttcctagcactacctcgcacacatgaggggggagggggttgttattccatgtgtggcagggtggcgatgggaataaataaaggtaaacagtatgaattatgtacatgtgtatatatgtatatgtctgtgtgcgtatatatatatatatatatatatatatatatatatatata
This is a stretch of genomic DNA from Panulirus ornatus isolate Po-2019 chromosome 41, ASM3632096v1, whole genome shotgun sequence. It encodes these proteins:
- the LOC139761672 gene encoding uncharacterized protein, which gives rise to TNLPFPTLCSDCQVPTENSSRVSEGVDGIASLAVPALDGDSTHFAVQGTTADSEGVTRIASTIDGGGTPHSPTHPTDGLPLIRQRLRDRGISKAGTDIILASWRPATARQYQPHINRWLQFCGSWNIDPFAPTVTNIVNFLSVTFHRGVSYTSINTARGALSSLGITVDGCSAGSHPLVTRFLKGVFNLRPSVPRYIRTWDVQQVLQHLRAMDPLSSLSLKDLTLKLVMLMALTQAARIQTLHCLLLKNISFGQDSVCVWLGETIKQCRPKFNVRFETFKAYSTDITLCVCETLKMYIARTEELRNSAHQENGKLLLSFIKPHKHVTRDTVARWIRTVLSLSGIDSTQYSAGSVRPAAASKAKAMALPIGHIMARAGWSRAATFAKFYDKEIVPSHDPFQDAVLQ